A genomic segment from Labrus bergylta chromosome 3, fLabBer1.1, whole genome shotgun sequence encodes:
- the mis12 gene encoding protein MIS12 homolog, with product MARENREETEMDTSTDKESDSPYPSTLKLYETQFFGFTPQTCMLRVYSAFQDCLYDILPVVEKVCVRQLSRDKSDGSEELLRSRARECSRKLQQFLDERFKQLSKRMETLLLDRCFSVPPNVLLSEDQSHKNYPQHIQEVLRLESNLADLHSAYEAEVCARQALLAELEEQKEVQKQLDGVLMWVRELQAAWVKEGNGSFHESFQMVMESVKRLQEAAREVCHKAPH from the exons ATGGCGCGGGAAAACCGTGAAGAAACTGAAATGGATACCAGCACAGATAAAGAGTCGGACAGCCCTTATCCATCCACATTAAAACTGTACGAGACGCAGTTTTTCGGCTTCACTCCGCAGACATGTATGTTGCGAGTATACAGCGCCTTCCAGGATTGTCTGTACGACATTTTACCTGTTGTGgaaaaggtgtgtgtgaggcagCTCAGCAGAGACAAGTCGGACGGGTCCGAGGAACTGCTTCGGTCCCGGGCCAGAGAGTGCAGCCGGAAACTGCAGCAGTTTCTCGATGAAAGGTTCAAGCAGCTGTCGAAGAGGATGGAAACACTGCTGCTCGACCGCTGCTTCTCCGTGCCGCCAAATGTCCTGCTGTCCGAGGACCAGTCCCACAAGAACTACCCCCAACACATACAG GAGGTGCTGAGGCTGGAGTCAAACCTTGCTGACCTCCATAGCGCCTACGAAGCAGAGGTCTGTGCCAGACAGGCCCTGCTGGCAGAGctggaggagcagaaggaggTGCAGAAGCAGCTGGACGGGGTCTTGATGTGGGTCAGAGAGCTCCAGGCGGCCTGGGTGAAGGAAGGTAACGGCAGCTTCCATGAAAGCTTCCAGATGGTGATGGAGTCTGTTAAAAGACTGCAGGAGGCCGCCAGGGAGGTCTGTCACAAGGCACCTCATTGA
- the ppm1g gene encoding protein phosphatase 1G isoform X1: MGAYLSQPNTTKTSSDGGNSRMSFGFSAMQGWRVSMEDAHNCIPDFDEDTAMFAVYDGHGGEEVALYCSKYLPIIIKEQKTYKDGKLQKALEDAFLAIDSRMTTEDVIKELVQIAGRPIEEPPVEKVAEEDDLETEEAALLHEEATMTIEELLVRYGQNLHAVKHAAAISAAAKKASSSGAEGSGDTDEGGKVQKKEVLNGEVEEESNGKGKEAGGAAAAACGSKLRACRRAAGAAACGGSGSPNGEEKAGKAEGDAGPSCSSLSSKTAGDSKSRFFDDSEESEGEEEGSDEEDGSEEEEGDSSELEEEEDTGEEDSEDEEEEEEEEMCLPGMDGKEEPGSDSGTTAVVALIRGKQLIVANAGDSRCVVSERGKAVDMSYDHKPEDEVELARIKNAGGKVTMDGRVNGGLNLSRAIGDHFYKRNKVLPPEEQMISSMPDVKVLTLNEDHDFMVIACDGIWNVLSSQEVVDFISERIKPDQTGNVRALSSIVEELLEHCLAPDTSGDGTGCDNMTCVIITLRPHPAQSDDKKKRKQPEEADGKELGENGNDCKKAKSD, from the exons ATGGGGGCTTATCTGTCGCAACCTAACACAACCAAGACCTCTTCCGATGGCGGCAACAGCAGGATGAGCTTTGGTTTCTCTGCCATGCAGGGCTGGCGCGTCTCCATGGAG GATGCTCACAACTGTATCCCAGACTTTGATGAGGATACAGCCATGTTTGCCGTGTATGATGGACATGGAG GCGAGGAGGTGGCTCTGTACTGTTCAAAGTACCTTCCCATCATCATCAAGGAGCAGAAGACCTACAAAGACGGCAAACTGCAAAAG GCCCTAGAGGATGCTTTCTTGGCCATCGACAGCAGAATGACCACAGAGGACGTCATCAAGGAGCTGGTCCAGATTGCTGGACGGCCAATTGAAGAACCACCGGTTGAGAAAGTGGCAGAGGAGGATGATT TGGAGACGGAGGAGGCAGCTCTTCTCCATGAGGAAGCCACCATGACCATAGAAGAGCTGCTGGTTCGCTACGGACAGAACCTGCATGCTGTCAAGCACGCTGCTGCCATCAG TGCTGCTGCTAAGAAAGCCTCCTCCTCAGGAGCAGAGGGCTCAGGAGACACTGATGAAGGTGGGAAAGTTCAGAAGAAGGAGGTGCTAAATGGAGAGGTTGAGGAGGAGAGCAATGGAAAGGGGAAGGAAGccggaggagcagcagcagcagcatgcggGTCTAAGCTGAGGGCCTGTCGGAGAGCAGCAGGAG CAGCTGCCTGTGGAGGGTCAGGAAGCCCAAATGGAGAAGAAAAAGCGGGTAAGGCTGAAGGAGACGCAGGTCCCTCTTGCTCCTCTTTGTCGTCAAAGACCGCAGGGGACTCAAAGTCCAGGTTCTTCGATGACAGCGAGGAGTctgagggagaagaggagggcaGTGACGAAGAAGACGGcagtgaagaggaggaaggtgaCAGCagtgagctggaggaggaggaggatacagGAGAGGAAGActctgaagatgaagaggaggaggaggaggaggaaatgtgtCTACCTGGAATGGATGGCAAAGAGGAG CCCGGCTCAGACAGCGGCACCACAGCTGTGGTGGCTCTCATCCGAGGAAAACAGCTGATCGTGGCCAATGCTGGAGACTCTCGCTGCGTGGTGTCTGAGCGAG gcaaaGCTGTGGACATGTCATACGACCACAAACCAGAGGATGAGGTGGAACTTGCTCGCATCAAAAATGCTGGAGGGAAGGTAACCATGGACGGACGGGTCAACGGTGGACTGAATCTCTCCAGAGCTATCG GTGACCACTTTTATAAGAGGAACAAGGTTCTACCTCCAGAGGAGCAGATGATCTCTTCGATGCCAGATGTCAAAGTTTTAACACTTAACGAGGACCACGACTTCATGGTCATCGCCTGCGACGGCATCTG GAATGTGTTAAGCAGTCAGGAGGTGGTGGACTTCATCAGCGAGAGGATCAAACCAGACCAGACTGGCAATGTCCGAGCCCTCTCATCAATTGTGgaagag CTGCTGGAGCACTGTTTGGCTCCTGACACATCTGGAGACGGGACAGGATGTGACAACATGACCTGTGTCATCATCACCCTCCGGCCGCACCCCGCTCAGTCTGACgacaaaaagaagaggaagcaacCGGAGGAGGCAGATGGGAAGGAGCTGGGGGAGAATGGAAATGACTGCAAAAAGGCTAAAAGTGACTAA
- the ppm1g gene encoding protein phosphatase 1G isoform X2, whose amino-acid sequence MGAYLSQPNTTKTSSDGGNSRMSFGFSAMQGWRVSMEDAHNCIPDFDEDTAMFAVYDGHGGEEVALYCSKYLPIIIKEQKTYKDGKLQKALEDAFLAIDSRMTTEDVIKELVQIAGRPIEEPPVEKVAEEDDLETEEAALLHEEATMTIEELLVRYGQNLHAVKHAAAISAAAKKASSSGAEGSGDTDEGGKVQKKEVLNGEVEEESNGKGKEAGGAAAAACGSKLRACRRAAGAACGGSGSPNGEEKAGKAEGDAGPSCSSLSSKTAGDSKSRFFDDSEESEGEEEGSDEEDGSEEEEGDSSELEEEEDTGEEDSEDEEEEEEEEMCLPGMDGKEEPGSDSGTTAVVALIRGKQLIVANAGDSRCVVSERGKAVDMSYDHKPEDEVELARIKNAGGKVTMDGRVNGGLNLSRAIGDHFYKRNKVLPPEEQMISSMPDVKVLTLNEDHDFMVIACDGIWNVLSSQEVVDFISERIKPDQTGNVRALSSIVEELLEHCLAPDTSGDGTGCDNMTCVIITLRPHPAQSDDKKKRKQPEEADGKELGENGNDCKKAKSD is encoded by the exons ATGGGGGCTTATCTGTCGCAACCTAACACAACCAAGACCTCTTCCGATGGCGGCAACAGCAGGATGAGCTTTGGTTTCTCTGCCATGCAGGGCTGGCGCGTCTCCATGGAG GATGCTCACAACTGTATCCCAGACTTTGATGAGGATACAGCCATGTTTGCCGTGTATGATGGACATGGAG GCGAGGAGGTGGCTCTGTACTGTTCAAAGTACCTTCCCATCATCATCAAGGAGCAGAAGACCTACAAAGACGGCAAACTGCAAAAG GCCCTAGAGGATGCTTTCTTGGCCATCGACAGCAGAATGACCACAGAGGACGTCATCAAGGAGCTGGTCCAGATTGCTGGACGGCCAATTGAAGAACCACCGGTTGAGAAAGTGGCAGAGGAGGATGATT TGGAGACGGAGGAGGCAGCTCTTCTCCATGAGGAAGCCACCATGACCATAGAAGAGCTGCTGGTTCGCTACGGACAGAACCTGCATGCTGTCAAGCACGCTGCTGCCATCAG TGCTGCTGCTAAGAAAGCCTCCTCCTCAGGAGCAGAGGGCTCAGGAGACACTGATGAAGGTGGGAAAGTTCAGAAGAAGGAGGTGCTAAATGGAGAGGTTGAGGAGGAGAGCAATGGAAAGGGGAAGGAAGccggaggagcagcagcagcagcatgcggGTCTAAGCTGAGGGCCTGTCGGAGAGCAGCAGGAG CTGCCTGTGGAGGGTCAGGAAGCCCAAATGGAGAAGAAAAAGCGGGTAAGGCTGAAGGAGACGCAGGTCCCTCTTGCTCCTCTTTGTCGTCAAAGACCGCAGGGGACTCAAAGTCCAGGTTCTTCGATGACAGCGAGGAGTctgagggagaagaggagggcaGTGACGAAGAAGACGGcagtgaagaggaggaaggtgaCAGCagtgagctggaggaggaggaggatacagGAGAGGAAGActctgaagatgaagaggaggaggaggaggaggaaatgtgtCTACCTGGAATGGATGGCAAAGAGGAG CCCGGCTCAGACAGCGGCACCACAGCTGTGGTGGCTCTCATCCGAGGAAAACAGCTGATCGTGGCCAATGCTGGAGACTCTCGCTGCGTGGTGTCTGAGCGAG gcaaaGCTGTGGACATGTCATACGACCACAAACCAGAGGATGAGGTGGAACTTGCTCGCATCAAAAATGCTGGAGGGAAGGTAACCATGGACGGACGGGTCAACGGTGGACTGAATCTCTCCAGAGCTATCG GTGACCACTTTTATAAGAGGAACAAGGTTCTACCTCCAGAGGAGCAGATGATCTCTTCGATGCCAGATGTCAAAGTTTTAACACTTAACGAGGACCACGACTTCATGGTCATCGCCTGCGACGGCATCTG GAATGTGTTAAGCAGTCAGGAGGTGGTGGACTTCATCAGCGAGAGGATCAAACCAGACCAGACTGGCAATGTCCGAGCCCTCTCATCAATTGTGgaagag CTGCTGGAGCACTGTTTGGCTCCTGACACATCTGGAGACGGGACAGGATGTGACAACATGACCTGTGTCATCATCACCCTCCGGCCGCACCCCGCTCAGTCTGACgacaaaaagaagaggaagcaacCGGAGGAGGCAGATGGGAAGGAGCTGGGGGAGAATGGAAATGACTGCAAAAAGGCTAAAAGTGACTAA